Proteins encoded within one genomic window of Leptolyngbya sp. SIO1E4:
- a CDS encoding microviridin/marinostatin family tricyclic proteinase inhibitor, whose translation MTAHKDYYSNSQAIPFFARYLEGQSVQDLSEEDLKNISGGNGSGTTNKHPSDADEEHTTKYPSDGDDFSDIVA comes from the coding sequence ATGACTGCTCACAAAGATTATTATTCCAATAGCCAGGCAATTCCCTTCTTTGCTCGGTATCTAGAAGGACAGAGTGTTCAAGATCTTTCTGAAGAAGACCTCAAGAATATCAGTGGCGGAAACGGTTCTGGAACAACTAACAAACATCCGTCAGATGCGGATGAAGAGCACACGACCAAGTATCCTTCTGATGGCGATGATTTCAGCGACATCGTAGCTTGA
- a CDS encoding microviridin/marinostatin family tricyclic proteinase inhibitor: MADNRRDFNEQEVPFFARYLEAQITQDISEEDAQKVKGGFGQSIQTVKHPGDVDEVGAHRNSPRDIVTHKYPSDDDDDHGITS; the protein is encoded by the coding sequence ATGGCTGACAACAGACGTGATTTCAATGAACAAGAAGTTCCTTTCTTTGCTCGATATTTAGAGGCTCAGATTACTCAAGACATATCTGAAGAGGATGCCCAAAAGGTCAAAGGTGGATTCGGCCAAAGCATTCAGACTGTTAAGCATCCAGGGGATGTTGATGAAGTCGGTGCCCATCGAAATTCTCCAAGAGATATTGTGACTCACAAATATCCTTCAGATGATGACGATGATCATGGAATCACATCCTGA
- a CDS encoding microviridin/marinostatin family tricyclic proteinase inhibitor → MPHNNRDHNAQETPFFARYLEGQVTQEISQEEAKKIGGGFKPSEGSATTHKFPSDLDEGLED, encoded by the coding sequence ATGCCCCACAATAATCGTGACCACAACGCCCAGGAAACTCCTTTCTTTGCTCGCTATTTAGAAGGGCAGGTCACACAAGAGATCTCTCAAGAAGAAGCAAAGAAGATCGGGGGTGGATTTAAGCCTTCTGAAGGATCTGCTACCACCCATAAATTTCCTTCAGATTTAGATGAAGGACTCGAAGACTAG
- a CDS encoding microviridin/marinostatin family tricyclic proteinase inhibitor, translating to MNDNHPIDAREVPFFARYLEKQITQELSEEEAKKVSGGVSPLVTFKTPSDIDEVATPKKFDVTHKYPSDGDEDHGVPM from the coding sequence ATGAACGATAATCACCCAATTGATGCTCGGGAAGTTCCTTTCTTTGCTCGATATTTAGAGAAACAAATCACTCAAGAACTCTCTGAAGAGGAAGCGAAGAAGGTGAGTGGTGGGGTTAGCCCTCTGGTGACCTTTAAAACTCCATCCGATATTGATGAAGTCGCAACTCCGAAAAAATTTGACGTTACTCATAAATATCCCTCAGACGGTGATGAGGATCATGGCGTTCCCATGTAA
- a CDS encoding beta-lactamase family protein, whose protein sequence is MVNGAWGVGTALLLQWLPNLNPTAISRSIRRKILVTIGLIVLWTVAVIAVVFVEAFWLARPAAPRGDLAAIENYLVQNLSQATDQKLGNAALILVENDEIAAEHSFGVADAETQAPVKSNQTLYQLASVSKVVSAWGIMKLVEEGTLALDEPVLPHLTRWQFPAGDEYRNQVTVRHLLSHTAGLEDGFGYDGFLPGETIQTLEESLTLTQNPSAGEPRGVTVAREPGKEWYYSGGGYTLLQLLIEEVTKQPFADYMAEAVLQPLGMAGASFDWETISAEGRAGDIATSFDAELKPSDHRRYTATAAASLYATPQDMAQFVRAYAQENPVLSQESLDQMMRPQPGTDNIRGWGLGHILYVENDVGGYVVGHDGGNSPALGHTLRVNPATGNGIVLMISGNLSLASQLGDDWVYWETGKVSFFARMRILGNRLLPGLVAIVIGAIAIVVVRWKLLE, encoded by the coding sequence ATGGTGAATGGAGCCTGGGGAGTCGGTACGGCCTTGCTTCTGCAGTGGCTTCCGAACTTAAATCCAACAGCGATTTCCAGAAGTATCCGTCGCAAAATTTTGGTCACAATCGGTTTGATCGTGCTTTGGACAGTGGCTGTCATCGCTGTCGTGTTTGTTGAGGCATTTTGGTTGGCTCGTCCAGCAGCACCTCGCGGGGATTTGGCGGCAATCGAGAATTATCTGGTTCAAAATCTCAGCCAGGCCACAGATCAGAAACTAGGCAATGCAGCTTTGATCCTAGTTGAGAATGATGAGATTGCGGCAGAACACAGCTTTGGTGTCGCAGATGCTGAAACACAGGCTCCTGTGAAGTCTAATCAGACCCTCTATCAGCTTGCCTCAGTAAGTAAAGTTGTATCCGCCTGGGGCATCATGAAGCTGGTTGAGGAGGGCACACTGGCTTTGGATGAACCGGTATTGCCCCACTTGACACGCTGGCAGTTTCCGGCGGGTGATGAGTATCGCAACCAGGTGACAGTCAGGCATCTGCTGAGTCATACCGCTGGGTTAGAAGACGGCTTTGGATATGATGGCTTTCTGCCGGGCGAAACGATTCAGACCCTGGAAGAATCACTCACGTTGACCCAAAATCCATCAGCCGGTGAACCCCGTGGGGTCACGGTGGCCAGAGAACCGGGAAAAGAATGGTATTACTCAGGGGGTGGCTACACCCTTTTGCAACTCTTGATTGAGGAGGTTACAAAGCAGCCATTTGCGGATTACATGGCAGAGGCTGTTTTGCAGCCGTTAGGGATGGCAGGGGCGAGTTTTGATTGGGAGACAATTTCGGCTGAAGGTCGGGCAGGCGATATCGCTACAAGTTTTGATGCTGAACTCAAACCCAGCGATCATCGTCGTTACACTGCCACAGCTGCCGCTTCACTCTATGCAACACCTCAGGATATGGCTCAGTTTGTCCGGGCTTATGCCCAAGAGAATCCAGTACTCAGCCAAGAGTCACTTGATCAGATGATGAGACCCCAACCAGGAACTGACAACATTCGAGGATGGGGATTGGGTCATATTCTTTACGTTGAGAATGATGTGGGTGGTTATGTGGTGGGTCATGACGGTGGAAACTCGCCTGCGCTGGGCCATACTTTGCGAGTAAATCCTGCGACAGGCAATGGCATTGTGCTGATGATTTCAGGAAATTTGAGTTTGGCAAGTCAACTAGGAGATGACTGGGTTTACTGGGAAACCGGTAAGGTATCGTTTTTTGCGCGGATGAGAATCTTGGGCAATCGGCTGTTGCCAGGATTAGTGGCGATTGTTATTGGGGCGATCGCGATCGTGGTCGTGCGTTGGAAATTGTTGGAATAG